The Candidatus Desulfofervidus auxilii DNA segment AGAAAAGGTATTAGAAATAGGCACAGGTTCTGGTTACCAAACAGCCATTTTGGCAGAATTAGCTCAAAGTGTATTTACCATTGAGCGTGTTCCTACATTAATGCAAAGAGCAAAGGCCATTTTAGATAGCTTGGGTTATTTTAATGTGGCCTATAAAACAGGCAATGGCACTTTAGGCTGGCCTGAGGTAGCTCCTTTTCAGGGCATTATTGTGACCGCAGCGGCACCTGAAATCCCTCAGCCTTATGTGGAGCAGTTAGATATAGGGGGAAAATTAGTTATCCCCCTAGGTGACAAATTCTCTCAGGTATTGTATAAAATTATTAAGCTGCCAGATGGTAGAATAAAAAAAGAATATCTATGTGGATGCAGGTTTGTCCCCTTGGTAGGTATTTATGGGTGGTCAGAAT contains these protein-coding regions:
- a CDS encoding protein-L-isoaspartate(D-aspartate) O-methyltransferase encodes the protein MNSWQKNNKDPFSLAREWMVRDQIEARGIKDKRLLKVMRKIPRHLFVDEALRDQAYNDYPLPIGEGQTISQPYIVALMTEALELKGQEKVLEIGTGSGYQTAILAELAQSVFTIERVPTLMQRAKAILDSLGYFNVAYKTGNGTLGWPEVAPFQGIIVTAAAPEIPQPYVEQLDIGGKLVIPLGDKFSQVLYKIIKLPDGRIKKEYLCGCRFVPLVGIYGWSE